One Bacteroidales bacterium DNA window includes the following coding sequences:
- a CDS encoding phosphoribosylformylglycinamidine cyclo-ligase, producing the protein MSDQLKYTLRGVSAAKEDVHAAISKLDKGLFPNAFCKVVPDFPGGDQDSCVVMHADGAGTKSSLAYLYWKETGDLSVWKGIAQDAIVMNTDDLLCVGITDGIFISSTIGRNKNLIPGEVISTIINGTEEFLEKMRSYGIGIFSTGGETADVGDLVRTIIVDSTVTARVKRNSIIENKIVPGNVIVGLASFGQSSYEDTYNGGMGSNGLTSARHDVFSRLYADKYPESYDTRLPQEVVYCGSKQLTDPSSIPGLDIGRLVLSPTRTYAPVIHKILEEFRGKINAMIHCSGGGQTKVLHFAGNVHIIKDNLFPIPPLFALIGEQSGTSLKEMYQVFNMGHRMELYLDQQYANDIIGISKSFGIDARIIGRVEASDHKTLTIKSDEQFFVY; encoded by the coding sequence ATGTCGGATCAGTTGAAATATACCCTTAGAGGGGTTAGTGCAGCCAAAGAGGATGTCCATGCAGCAATTAGCAAATTGGATAAGGGCTTATTCCCGAATGCTTTTTGTAAGGTTGTCCCGGATTTCCCGGGAGGGGATCAGGATTCTTGCGTAGTAATGCATGCCGATGGTGCTGGGACAAAATCGTCATTAGCATACCTCTACTGGAAAGAAACAGGAGATTTGTCTGTCTGGAAAGGAATTGCACAGGATGCCATCGTCATGAATACTGACGACCTCTTATGCGTAGGTATCACTGACGGAATATTCATATCCTCAACAATCGGCCGAAATAAAAACCTTATTCCCGGAGAAGTAATTAGTACCATTATTAACGGTACTGAAGAATTCCTGGAAAAAATGAGATCCTATGGCATCGGAATATTCTCAACCGGTGGTGAAACAGCAGATGTTGGTGACCTTGTTAGAACAATCATTGTCGACAGCACTGTTACAGCCAGGGTGAAACGCAATTCTATTATTGAGAATAAAATTGTCCCGGGTAATGTGATTGTCGGATTGGCTTCTTTTGGCCAGTCATCCTATGAAGATACGTATAATGGAGGAATGGGAAGCAATGGGCTTACTTCTGCCCGTCACGACGTATTCTCCCGTTTATATGCGGATAAATACCCGGAAAGCTATGACACACGGCTTCCTCAAGAAGTTGTTTATTGTGGGAGCAAGCAACTCACTGACCCATCCTCAATCCCGGGCCTGGACATTGGTAGACTTGTCCTCTCTCCTACCCGTACCTATGCTCCGGTAATTCATAAAATACTTGAAGAATTCAGAGGGAAGATAAATGCTATGATCCATTGCAGTGGAGGCGGACAAACCAAAGTCCTGCATTTTGCCGGGAATGTGCATATTATTAAGGATAACCTTTTCCCGATTCCACCTTTGTTTGCTTTGATCGGGGAACAATCCGGCACCTCTCTGAAAGAAATGTACCAGGTATTTAATATGGGACATCGAATGGAATTATATTTGGATCAACAATATGCTAATGACATCATTGGAATATCCAAAAGCTTTGGAATTGACGCAAGGATTATCGGCAGAGTGGAAGCTTCAGATCATAAAACATTGACTATCAAGTCCGATGAACAATTTTTCGTGTATTGA
- a CDS encoding TldD/PmbA family protein: MRIISSILTGILIIVFIQNQCIAQSSLIRIMKAEMEHEMNSLSKQEYPAYFMEYKIFDQYSLGIQASFGSVLTANIDSSRSFTAAVRLGSYKMDNTHALPEGSNPMLEPSQVMLPWTYDEQILRLEMWNATAYAYERSKDQYKQVLDARDDEGFKQDVDDFTKADALVYYEEVPESIINKSLLDEWKLKCSSLSSQFLEDTSFMAGTVFFATNQNRQHLVTSEGQEISQNKQSCMLMIMGLIRTTDNQLAVDMLTYSVNDPSELKSIENIRIDLQQMITRMKLMKDAPIAQPYSGPALLSPQAAGVFFHEIFGHRVEGHRLADMNDSQTFGDKLGKTVLPKYISISFDPTSKDYKGQHLTGSYKYDDEGILAKKVKVVENGVLQDFLMSRKPVKGFNQSNGHGRAMIGSGAVSRQSNMIVESEKTYNEAELRKKLISECKRQKKEYGYYFKQVSGGLTLNSVYMANVFTVFPTEIYRVYADGRPDEMVRQVSLIGTPLTMFSEIEAAGDDSELFPGFCGAESGSIPVTIVCPSFFVKKIETQKTPEFHVEKPFLVQPSATTISSN, encoded by the coding sequence ATGAGAATCATATCTTCAATCCTGACAGGAATATTAATCATTGTATTCATTCAGAACCAATGCATAGCCCAATCATCCCTCATCCGGATTATGAAAGCAGAGATGGAACATGAAATGAACTCCCTGAGTAAACAAGAGTATCCTGCTTACTTCATGGAATATAAAATCTTTGATCAGTATAGCCTTGGAATTCAAGCTTCTTTTGGTTCTGTTCTCACGGCAAACATCGACTCAAGTCGCTCATTTACAGCAGCCGTCAGGCTTGGAAGCTATAAAATGGACAATACGCATGCCCTGCCTGAAGGATCAAACCCCATGCTGGAACCCAGCCAGGTTATGTTACCATGGACATATGATGAACAGATACTTCGTCTGGAAATGTGGAATGCAACAGCTTATGCTTATGAGCGATCAAAAGATCAATATAAACAAGTACTGGATGCCAGGGATGATGAAGGTTTTAAACAGGATGTCGACGACTTTACTAAGGCAGATGCTTTAGTGTATTATGAAGAAGTTCCTGAAAGTATCATCAATAAATCATTGTTGGATGAGTGGAAGTTAAAATGTTCGTCTCTCTCATCACAATTTCTTGAAGATACTTCATTCATGGCAGGAACAGTGTTTTTTGCCACAAATCAGAACCGGCAACACCTTGTAACTTCTGAAGGCCAGGAAATTAGTCAGAATAAACAATCATGTATGCTGATGATCATGGGGTTAATCAGGACTACTGACAACCAATTGGCTGTGGATATGCTAACCTATTCAGTAAACGACCCTTCAGAACTGAAATCGATCGAGAATATCAGGATTGACCTGCAGCAGATGATTACACGGATGAAATTGATGAAGGATGCTCCCATTGCACAGCCATACAGTGGTCCGGCCCTGCTGTCACCGCAGGCTGCAGGCGTATTCTTTCACGAAATATTCGGACATAGGGTAGAAGGGCATCGGTTGGCAGATATGAATGATAGTCAAACATTTGGTGATAAGCTTGGTAAAACTGTTCTTCCAAAATACATCAGCATCTCTTTTGATCCTACTAGCAAAGATTATAAGGGTCAGCATCTTACCGGAAGCTATAAATATGATGATGAAGGGATCCTCGCAAAAAAGGTAAAGGTGGTTGAAAACGGAGTTTTGCAGGATTTCCTTATGTCACGAAAGCCTGTCAAAGGTTTCAACCAATCCAACGGACATGGAAGAGCCATGATAGGATCGGGAGCTGTTTCCAGGCAATCCAACATGATTGTTGAATCAGAGAAAACATATAATGAAGCGGAATTGAGGAAAAAACTGATATCTGAATGCAAACGACAGAAAAAAGAGTATGGCTATTATTTCAAACAGGTTTCAGGAGGTCTCACCTTAAACTCAGTTTATATGGCCAATGTTTTTACTGTTTTTCCTACCGAGATATACAGGGTTTATGCTGATGGAAGGCCGGATGAGATGGTGCGTCAGGTTTCACTTATTGGAACCCCGCTAACCATGTTTTCAGAAATAGAAGCCGCCGGCGATGACTCTGAATTATTCCCGGGGTTTTGTGGTGCAGAATCAGGGTCCATCCCGGTAACCATCGTATGCCCCTCCTTCTTTGTAAAGAAAATTGAAACACAGAAAACACCTGAATTTCATGTTGAGAAGCCATTCCTGGTACAACCTTCGGCTACAACAATATCATCCAATTAA
- the pyrF gene encoding orotidine-5'-phosphate decarboxylase, translating to MNRQQLFDLIRNKRSFLCVGLDSDLQKIPRHLMDFDDPVFEFNKAIIDATLPFTVAYKPNLAFYESRGLKGMESLHKTMNYLEKFKDEVFTIADAKRGDIGNTSSQYAKAAFDKSASGFSFDAITVAPYMGEDSVSPFLGFNGKWVILLALTSNKGADNFQLNKDAEGIPLFERVLETSRHWGSPDNMMYVVGATRAEMLAEVRKIVPEHFLLVPGVGAQGGSLQEVARYGMNDHCGLLVNASRSILFASADPDFAEKAAEEASSMQKDMQALLMQQDLI from the coding sequence ATGAATCGTCAACAACTCTTCGATCTGATCAGGAATAAAAGATCATTTCTTTGTGTCGGACTTGATAGTGATCTTCAAAAGATCCCCAGGCATCTCATGGATTTTGATGACCCTGTTTTCGAGTTTAATAAGGCTATTATTGATGCTACCTTGCCTTTTACTGTCGCTTATAAACCCAACCTGGCATTTTATGAGAGTCGTGGTTTGAAAGGAATGGAAAGCCTGCATAAAACCATGAACTATTTAGAAAAGTTCAAGGATGAGGTATTCACTATTGCTGATGCCAAACGCGGAGACATTGGTAATACATCTTCACAATATGCAAAGGCTGCATTTGATAAATCAGCATCAGGTTTTAGTTTCGATGCTATTACAGTTGCGCCTTATATGGGGGAAGATTCCGTATCTCCGTTTCTTGGATTCAATGGAAAATGGGTCATCCTTTTAGCATTAACTTCAAATAAAGGAGCTGATAACTTCCAGTTAAACAAGGATGCTGAAGGAATTCCTCTTTTTGAGAGAGTATTGGAAACATCCAGGCATTGGGGATCTCCTGATAATATGATGTATGTTGTGGGTGCCACCCGTGCAGAAATGCTGGCAGAAGTCAGAAAAATTGTCCCTGAGCACTTCCTTCTGGTTCCGGGTGTCGGAGCCCAGGGAGGTAGCCTGCAGGAAGTGGCCAGGTATGGAATGAATGACCACTGCGGACTCCTTGTTAATGCCTCACGTTCCATTCTTTTTGCTTCAGCTGATCCTGATTTTGCAGAAAAAGCAGCCGAAGAAGCATCCAGTATGCAAAAAGATATGCAAGCCCTTCTTATGCAGCAGGATCTTATTTAG
- a CDS encoding serine hydrolase gives MNKKLFRVISIVLLSLALIWLLLPVYLRKAIVYQHPGIDDYSLFANRQVAKGIPLPWKKHPEYNKLVINDSSIAYFRQYGTTAFVVIQNDSLLHEEYWDGYADSSLSNSFSMAKSIVSLLIGCLLDEGKIKSLDQPITDYIQEFKGEAYQNIRIKDLLSMSSGLDWDEAYSSAFSKTTQAYYGQNLSELVTSLQIAEAPGKIFRYKSCDTQLLSIIIEKASGKSLATYASEKLWQPLGAQYDAYWSLDTEDGHEKAYCCFNSNATDFARIGQLVLDTGQFNQKQVISREYMMEATSPATWLVNESGEKCDWYGYQFWRLTYKGMNIIYARGILGQYIFVIPELKTVVVRLGHKRSEIKRGNVPEDVYIYLDAAINLLNSGPIY, from the coding sequence ATGAATAAGAAATTGTTCCGGGTCATAAGTATTGTTTTGTTATCCCTGGCCTTGATCTGGCTCCTTTTACCAGTTTATTTGCGCAAAGCCATTGTGTATCAACACCCTGGAATTGACGATTACTCACTTTTCGCCAACAGGCAAGTTGCAAAGGGCATTCCCTTACCCTGGAAAAAACATCCGGAATACAACAAATTAGTAATAAACGATTCCTCTATTGCCTATTTCAGGCAATATGGAACAACGGCTTTTGTTGTGATTCAAAATGATAGCCTGCTGCATGAAGAATATTGGGATGGATATGCTGACTCTTCGCTAAGCAACTCATTTTCAATGGCAAAGAGCATCGTTTCACTGCTTATCGGTTGTCTGCTGGATGAAGGAAAAATTAAGAGTCTCGATCAGCCAATCACAGATTATATACAGGAATTCAAAGGTGAAGCATACCAAAACATCCGGATCAAAGATTTACTTAGCATGAGTTCCGGGTTAGATTGGGATGAAGCCTATTCAAGCGCTTTTTCAAAGACTACCCAGGCATATTATGGCCAAAACTTATCTGAATTAGTGACTTCACTCCAAATTGCTGAGGCTCCGGGAAAAATATTCAGATACAAAAGCTGTGATACACAACTACTTAGCATTATCATAGAAAAAGCTTCCGGTAAGAGTTTAGCAACTTATGCGTCGGAAAAATTATGGCAACCGCTGGGGGCTCAGTATGATGCTTACTGGAGTTTAGACACAGAAGATGGACATGAGAAAGCATACTGTTGTTTTAACAGTAATGCAACTGATTTTGCCCGAATCGGTCAGTTAGTGCTGGATACCGGCCAATTCAACCAGAAACAGGTTATTTCACGGGAATATATGATGGAAGCTACTTCTCCTGCAACCTGGCTTGTGAATGAATCTGGCGAGAAATGCGATTGGTACGGCTACCAGTTCTGGAGACTTACATACAAGGGAATGAATATTATCTATGCGAGGGGAATCCTGGGGCAATACATCTTTGTGATCCCGGAATTGAAAACGGTAGTGGTTAGGCTCGGCCATAAAAGGAGTGAAATAAAGAGAGGGAATGTTCCGGAGGATGTTTATATATATCTCGATGCAGCCATCAATTTGCTGAATTCCGGACCTATTTACTAA
- a CDS encoding branched-chain amino acid aminotransferase, with amino-acid sequence MTNIEWSTLPFGYLKTNYNIRAYFREGEWSKLEISDSEYIPIHMAATALHYGQQAFEGLKAYMGKDGKIRLFRWEENAKRMQDSANGVLMAVPPAELFKEAIITAVKMNKEFVPPYGTGASLYIRPLLIGSGPRVGVKPADEYMLLVFVSPVGPYFKEGFNPVSIQIAHDSDRAAPLGTGKYKVGGNYAASLMAGERAHKQGFASALFLDAREKKYIDEAGPANFFAIKGNKYITPLSESILPSITNKSLMTLAEDMGMTVERRKIPVEELAEFDEVGACGTAAVISPIRRIVDPVTGQEFHYCKDGKAGEVSTKLYKMLLGIQYGDEPDIHNWITIVQ; translated from the coding sequence ATGACCAACATTGAATGGAGTACCCTCCCTTTTGGTTACCTGAAGACCAATTATAATATCAGGGCTTATTTTCGCGAAGGTGAATGGAGCAAACTGGAGATTTCTGATTCGGAATACATTCCAATCCATATGGCTGCAACAGCATTGCATTATGGACAACAAGCCTTTGAAGGACTTAAAGCATACATGGGCAAAGATGGGAAAATTCGTCTGTTCCGATGGGAAGAAAATGCAAAAAGGATGCAGGATTCGGCCAATGGAGTATTGATGGCTGTTCCACCCGCTGAGTTATTTAAAGAAGCCATCATTACAGCGGTAAAGATGAATAAGGAATTCGTACCTCCTTATGGAACCGGTGCTTCACTCTATATTCGTCCACTATTAATTGGAAGTGGTCCAAGAGTTGGTGTTAAACCTGCCGATGAATATATGTTGCTTGTATTTGTTTCACCTGTTGGTCCCTATTTTAAGGAAGGGTTTAACCCGGTTAGTATTCAAATTGCTCATGATTCTGATAGAGCTGCCCCTCTTGGCACCGGAAAATATAAAGTCGGGGGCAATTATGCTGCCAGTCTGATGGCAGGAGAACGCGCCCATAAACAAGGCTTTGCTTCTGCTTTGTTCCTTGATGCCCGGGAGAAAAAGTATATTGATGAAGCCGGCCCGGCCAATTTCTTTGCCATTAAAGGAAATAAGTATATTACACCGCTTTCAGAATCAATACTTCCTTCCATAACTAATAAAAGCCTGATGACTTTGGCTGAAGATATGGGAATGACAGTTGAAAGAAGAAAAATTCCTGTTGAAGAACTCGCAGAATTTGATGAAGTCGGAGCATGTGGTACTGCAGCTGTTATTTCACCGATAAGAAGAATCGTGGATCCCGTAACCGGGCAGGAATTTCATTATTGCAAGGATGGTAAAGCCGGAGAGGTTTCAACAAAATTATATAAAATGTTGCTGGGAATTCAGTATGGTGATGAACCGGATATTCATAACTGGATCACAATTGTCCAATAA